The following coding sequences are from one Paenibacillus sp. FSL R5-0912 window:
- the dapB gene encoding 4-hydroxy-tetrahydrodipicolinate reductase, with translation MSDKIRVIVSGAGGRMGKEVVKLVLQDDELELAAAVDRSAGDSDAGRMVGLEDSGVRVTSDLEAALAGAAADVLVDFTIPQSAYSNTALAIKYGVRPVIGTTGFTPEQIAELDKQCQDQEIGGLIAPNFSIGAILLMKFAAQAAKYFPHLEIIEYHGDQKLDAPSGTAIKTAEMISEARQELRQGHPGEEEIIEGARGGYYNGFRIHSVRLPGVFAQEEVVFGGFGQSLKIRHDSYERAGYMPGVKMGIQKVMGYTGLIYGFEHFIE, from the coding sequence TTGAGCGACAAGATCAGGGTTATTGTCTCCGGAGCCGGAGGGAGAATGGGCAAAGAAGTTGTGAAGCTGGTGCTGCAGGATGATGAACTGGAGCTGGCTGCAGCTGTCGACCGCTCTGCGGGCGACAGCGATGCCGGCCGGATGGTTGGCCTTGAGGATAGTGGTGTTCGGGTTACTTCGGACCTGGAGGCAGCTCTTGCAGGAGCTGCTGCAGATGTGCTGGTGGACTTTACCATTCCGCAATCTGCCTACAGCAATACTGCCCTGGCTATTAAATATGGCGTTCGTCCGGTGATCGGGACTACAGGATTTACGCCTGAACAGATCGCCGAGCTGGACAAGCAATGCCAGGATCAGGAAATCGGTGGACTCATTGCACCGAACTTCTCCATCGGAGCCATTCTTCTAATGAAATTTGCGGCTCAGGCTGCCAAATATTTCCCGCACCTGGAAATAATCGAGTATCATGGAGACCAGAAGCTGGATGCGCCGTCAGGAACAGCCATTAAGACGGCTGAGATGATCTCTGAGGCACGGCAGGAGCTTCGCCAGGGGCACCCTGGGGAAGAAGAGATTATTGAGGGGGCGCGCGGCGGTTACTATAACGGGTTCCGGATTCATAGCGTACGTCTTCCCGGTGTTTTTGCCCAGGAGGAAGTGGTGTTCGGCGGGTTTGGACAGTCGCTTAAGATCCGCCATGATTCATACGAGCGTGCCGGGTATATGCCTGGAGTCAAGATGGGAATCCAGAAGGTGATGGGATATACCGGTTTGATTTACGGATTTGAGCATTTTATAGAATAG
- a CDS encoding tetratricopeptide repeat protein, with protein MNHNDYVKAAYRSILRSDFAEAITLFEAAIAASPDDAEVRYRCSITYARSGMLEKALEHAIAARKLDDSKPEYELHLQHLQALQLVQEAKRLLEDEAAVPVNPYRPVTLLKEAVSLDPLYGDAYVWLAIAHSRMNEHLQAIAVLKEVMSLHPDDTGLRQLMKDLQKSLQKYIQ; from the coding sequence ATGAATCATAACGACTATGTAAAAGCGGCATACCGCTCTATTCTGCGCAGTGACTTCGCTGAGGCCATCACTTTGTTCGAAGCGGCCATTGCGGCCAGTCCGGATGATGCTGAGGTAAGGTACCGCTGCTCTATCACCTATGCCCGCAGCGGAATGCTGGAGAAGGCTCTTGAACACGCTATAGCAGCGCGCAAACTGGATGATTCCAAACCGGAGTATGAGCTGCACCTCCAGCATTTGCAGGCGCTGCAGCTGGTGCAGGAAGCGAAACGGCTGCTGGAGGATGAGGCGGCGGTACCGGTGAATCCATACCGTCCGGTTACCTTGCTCAAAGAAGCGGTATCGCTTGACCCCTTATATGGGGATGCTTATGTATGGCTGGCTATTGCACACAGCCGGATGAACGAGCATCTGCAGGCCATAGCTGTACTGAAAGAAGTGATGTCGCTGCATCCGGATGATACCGGTCTGCGTCAACTGATGAAGGATCTGCAGAAATCACTGCAAAAATATATACAATAA
- a CDS encoding nucleotide pyrophosphohydrolase: MEKSLSDIQREVDQYISQFKEGYFSPLSMLARMSEEVGELAREVNHQFGEKPKKANEADNSIELELGDILFITVCFANSLGIDLTEAHNKVMHKFNTRDAGRWTLKNTD, translated from the coding sequence ATGGAAAAAAGTCTTAGTGATATACAGCGTGAGGTTGATCAGTATATCTCACAATTTAAAGAAGGCTATTTCAGCCCGCTGTCCATGCTGGCCCGGATGTCCGAGGAAGTTGGAGAGCTGGCCCGGGAGGTAAACCATCAGTTTGGCGAGAAACCGAAAAAAGCGAATGAAGCCGATAATTCGATCGAGCTGGAGCTGGGCGACATTCTCTTCATTACCGTTTGTTTCGCCAATTCACTGGGCATAGACCTCACTGAAGCCCATAACAAGGTTATGCATAAGTTCAATACACGCGATGCCGGGCGCTGGACGCTCAAAAACACCGATTAG
- a CDS encoding YitT family protein, giving the protein MKSSIKFSTISKTIAPIMLGAAIYAFGLLYFIVPNQLMEGGVTGITILLNYAFSIPIFLTTLLLNLPLFLLGWKVLGANQIVYTGVGIGALSFFLWLFERMINAGWIVTFSTEHDFILASLYAGVTLGLGLGIVFRFGGTTGGVDIVARILGRKFGWSMGQIILAVDVIIIGASLLYIPREKILYTLVAVFIASRVIDFIQEGAYAAKAFTIISDDAPQIAELITAEMERGVTLIPAIGAYSKQAKHMVYCVVSRQEIRRLSLLVKSVDPKAFVIISDVHDVHGEGFRET; this is encoded by the coding sequence ATGAAATCATCAATTAAATTCAGCACCATCAGCAAAACCATTGCCCCAATCATGCTGGGAGCTGCAATCTACGCCTTTGGACTTCTGTACTTCATTGTACCCAATCAGCTGATGGAAGGCGGCGTTACAGGGATTACCATCCTGCTCAACTATGCTTTTAGCATACCGATCTTTTTGACCACACTGCTGCTGAATCTCCCGCTCTTCCTGCTTGGCTGGAAGGTGCTGGGGGCGAATCAGATCGTCTACACAGGCGTGGGTATCGGCGCCCTGTCCTTTTTCCTCTGGCTGTTCGAACGAATGATTAATGCAGGCTGGATTGTAACGTTCAGTACGGAGCATGATTTTATTCTTGCTTCATTATATGCCGGGGTAACACTGGGGTTGGGACTGGGGATTGTCTTCCGTTTCGGCGGCACCACCGGCGGGGTAGATATTGTAGCGCGGATCCTCGGACGCAAGTTCGGCTGGAGTATGGGACAGATTATCCTGGCAGTCGATGTGATCATTATTGGCGCATCCCTGCTCTATATCCCCCGCGAAAAAATATTGTACACCCTAGTCGCCGTCTTTATTGCTTCACGTGTCATTGATTTCATTCAAGAGGGCGCTTATGCCGCCAAAGCGTTCACCATCATCAGTGATGATGCTCCGCAGATAGCCGAGCTGATTACCGCAGAGATGGAACGCGGCGTCACATTAATCCCGGCGATTGGAGCCTATTCCAAACAGGCCAAACACATGGTGTACTGCGTTGTTTCCAGACAGGAAATCCGCCGGCTCAGCCTGCTGGTTAAGTCTGTTGACCCTAAGGCCTTCGTCATTATCAGCGATGTCCATGATGTACATGGCGAGGGCTTCCGGGAGACCTGA
- a CDS encoding sporulation protein YpjB: MPRRRRFILSGIVLCWLLAGVNGGRVLAEAEAAAAGANSGTEAYIEATGVTVSDPAALTGRSGAQRLEQAADALYAYVLEGDVVKARQESEEISQIFISSSFEGLTSVEGIHALSTVIMDMKSAVAAVETSPQRWEAAAARLRLAANSLNHPRQPMWLQYYKLVREDLNNMEQGAAANDLKSWKDALARLQSRYDNIRPAVIISRPPEAVNAFDSWISYAQGIATSAQPVERARLLEIVSYGQDAARVMFGKERDEPALSLPLAPQPYGAWGLLAGAFILTVLAYAAYRKYRGQNGDWKAV, translated from the coding sequence ATGCCGCGCAGGAGAAGGTTCATACTGTCAGGGATTGTGCTGTGCTGGCTGCTGGCCGGAGTGAATGGAGGAAGAGTTCTGGCCGAAGCAGAAGCAGCGGCTGCCGGTGCGAATTCAGGAACTGAAGCATACATAGAGGCAACAGGAGTCACCGTCAGTGATCCCGCTGCCCTCACCGGCAGAAGCGGGGCACAGCGGCTGGAGCAGGCAGCGGATGCCTTATATGCTTATGTGCTTGAAGGCGATGTGGTCAAGGCAAGGCAGGAGAGTGAGGAGATCTCGCAGATTTTTATCTCTTCTTCCTTCGAAGGGTTGACATCGGTAGAGGGAATCCATGCGCTCTCTACAGTAATTATGGACATGAAGTCTGCAGTGGCTGCTGTAGAGACTTCTCCCCAGCGGTGGGAAGCTGCCGCAGCTAGGCTCCGGCTCGCCGCGAACAGTCTGAATCACCCCCGGCAGCCCATGTGGCTGCAGTATTACAAGCTGGTCCGCGAGGATCTGAATAATATGGAGCAAGGCGCTGCCGCTAACGATCTGAAGAGCTGGAAGGACGCTCTGGCCAGACTGCAGAGCCGGTACGATAATATCCGGCCTGCGGTGATCATCTCCCGGCCGCCGGAGGCCGTCAATGCGTTTGATTCCTGGATCTCGTATGCCCAGGGAATCGCCACCTCCGCGCAGCCGGTGGAACGGGCCCGGCTGCTGGAGATTGTGTCTTACGGGCAGGATGCAGCCCGGGTCATGTTTGGCAAAGAGCGCGATGAGCCGGCCTTGTCGCTACCGCTCGCCCCGCAGCCGTACGGGGCTTGGGGACTGCTGGCAGGTGCGTTCATCCTTACCGTGCTGGCCTATGCCGCTTACCGCAAGTACCGGGGCCAGAACGGGGATTGGAAGGCTGTGTAG
- a CDS encoding DUF1405 domain-containing protein, producing MPVHWFDRLFRDRRIIWLLFIVNLLGTVYGYMWYGNQLAFTADNYPHWLLPFVPDSPTASLFFTAALLLLLYPPKGLTGTLVRQLIEALAVVTSVKYGIWAVSMIVAGGYQGDTVTWKDWMLMISHTGMAVEALIYARFFSFRRMLPIALLWTFANDMIDYSEGVFPWLPSVLDDDISAVQYFTMGLTLFSTAAAWLSGGRTRRPALPAKSADRH from the coding sequence ATGCCGGTTCATTGGTTTGACAGATTATTCAGGGACAGAAGGATCATTTGGCTACTGTTCATCGTGAATCTTCTGGGTACGGTTTACGGATACATGTGGTATGGCAATCAGCTGGCGTTTACCGCTGATAATTATCCGCACTGGCTGCTTCCTTTTGTTCCGGACAGTCCTACAGCCAGCCTGTTCTTTACCGCTGCATTACTGCTGCTGCTGTATCCGCCTAAGGGGCTTACCGGAACTTTGGTACGCCAGCTGATCGAGGCGCTGGCTGTAGTCACATCGGTGAAATATGGCATCTGGGCGGTCAGTATGATTGTTGCCGGCGGTTATCAAGGGGATACGGTCACCTGGAAAGACTGGATGCTGATGATATCCCATACCGGGATGGCAGTTGAAGCGTTAATCTATGCCCGTTTCTTCTCGTTCCGCAGAATGCTGCCCATTGCGCTGTTATGGACTTTCGCGAATGATATGATCGATTATTCAGAGGGCGTATTTCCGTGGCTGCCTTCAGTGCTTGATGATGATATCAGCGCCGTTCAGTATTTCACTATGGGTCTTACCTTGTTCAGCACAGCTGCGGCGTGGTTATCCGGCGGCAGAACAAGGCGTCCGGCTCTTCCCGCCAAATCTGCTGACAGGCATTGA
- a CDS encoding menaquinol-cytochrome c reductase cytochrome b/c subunit — protein MAHKDDSKEKVVFVGDSRVRRGNGFITPPDYSAYPGKSEAFIPNFLLKEWMVGVVVLVGILVLTISEPAPLGFPANATATVIPIPDWYFLFLYQYLKLPYASGDYIVLGTLGVTGVAFGSLLLAPFLDTGRERRFYRRPIASSLMFLSLAAIVYLTNTAWTEYKHEMAETGQIPEDVQREEKAAENRAAGLPTTTVVQTKDIAIVDKDDPAMALYKQASCVSCHAVDMKGTGGPPSLRGVGDKHDKAAILTIIKEGKGQMPPMYETAMGAGLSEQDIDDLAGWLAKQKSEQ, from the coding sequence ATGGCGCATAAAGACGACTCCAAAGAGAAGGTGGTATTCGTAGGGGATTCCCGGGTCCGCAGGGGCAACGGGTTCATTACTCCGCCTGACTATTCGGCCTATCCGGGCAAGTCTGAGGCTTTTATACCTAACTTTCTGCTTAAGGAATGGATGGTTGGCGTAGTAGTGCTGGTGGGTATTCTGGTTCTGACGATATCGGAGCCGGCTCCGCTTGGATTTCCCGCAAATGCCACAGCAACAGTAATTCCTATCCCGGACTGGTACTTTCTGTTTCTCTATCAGTATCTCAAGCTGCCCTATGCATCGGGAGATTATATCGTGCTGGGAACGCTTGGCGTGACCGGTGTGGCGTTTGGATCACTGCTCCTGGCCCCTTTTCTGGATACGGGCCGTGAGCGCCGGTTCTACCGCAGACCGATTGCTTCCTCCCTTATGTTCCTGTCCCTGGCGGCCATTGTGTACCTCACCAATACCGCCTGGACGGAATACAAGCACGAAATGGCGGAGACAGGACAGATTCCGGAGGATGTGCAGCGTGAGGAGAAAGCGGCCGAAAACAGGGCGGCTGGCTTGCCTACCACAACTGTCGTCCAGACAAAGGACATTGCCATTGTGGACAAGGATGATCCGGCGATGGCACTCTATAAGCAAGCCAGCTGTGTATCCTGCCACGCGGTAGATATGAAGGGTACCGGAGGGCCGCCTTCACTGCGCGGGGTCGGGGATAAGCATGATAAGGCAGCGATTCTTACTATTATTAAAGAAGGCAAAGGACAAATGCCTCCGATGTACGAGACCGCGATGGGAGCGGGGCTGTCCGAGCAGGATATTGATGATCTGGCCGGCTGGCTTGCCAAACAAAAAAGCGAACAGTAA
- the qcrB gene encoding menaquinol-cytochrome c reductase cytochrome b subunit, which translates to MFKNVYNWIDERLDITPIWRDVADHEVPEHVNPAHHFSAFVYCFGGLTFFITVIQILSGMFLTMYYVPDIINAYASVEYLQTKVAFGQIVRGMHHWGASLVIVMMFLHTMRVFFTGSYKAPREMNWVVGMLIFFVMLGLGLTGYLLPWDNKAYFATKVTLEIANSVPVMGPVLKELMQGGTIVGAETLTRFFALHVFFLPAVLLILLVGHFIMIRRQGISGPL; encoded by the coding sequence ATGTTTAAAAATGTCTATAACTGGATTGACGAACGTCTGGATATTACGCCGATCTGGAGAGATGTTGCCGACCACGAGGTTCCCGAGCATGTCAATCCTGCCCATCACTTCTCAGCCTTTGTCTATTGCTTCGGTGGACTTACTTTTTTCATAACCGTCATTCAGATTCTGTCAGGCATGTTTCTGACAATGTATTATGTACCCGATATCATAAATGCCTATGCTAGTGTGGAGTATCTTCAGACCAAAGTCGCCTTCGGCCAGATTGTCCGGGGGATGCATCACTGGGGAGCGAGTCTGGTCATTGTCATGATGTTTCTTCATACGATGCGTGTGTTCTTCACCGGCTCCTATAAGGCTCCGCGCGAGATGAACTGGGTGGTCGGGATGCTGATCTTCTTCGTTATGCTTGGGCTGGGATTAACCGGCTACCTGCTGCCTTGGGATAACAAGGCGTACTTTGCAACCAAGGTTACCCTGGAGATCGCGAACTCTGTTCCGGTTATGGGGCCGGTGCTGAAGGAACTGATGCAAGGGGGGACGATTGTAGGCGCCGAGACGCTGACCCGCTTCTTCGCCCTCCATGTATTCTTCCTCCCGGCGGTCCTGCTTATACTGCTTGTGGGACACTTCATTATGATCCGCAGACAAGGAATTTCCGGCCCATTGTAA